Within Coffea arabica cultivar ET-39 chromosome 4e, Coffea Arabica ET-39 HiFi, whole genome shotgun sequence, the genomic segment ATTTATCTCTGCAGAGTGTACACTCTCTCATTGACAGGGAATGATTAGATTCTGGAGCATTTTCAGAAGTAGGTATTGTTCATCAAAGATCTGAGTACCAAGTACTACTGATCCTGCTTCTTAAATCCCACCCTTCCCCTgctaaatatatataatttttttaaatttactcCTGATCTATCACGTTTTGACATAGTTTGGATAAAATATAGTAGGAGTCAACACACAGCAGTAATTAGGCAACTAGAACTTTGTGCCAAATTACTTCATCTTGTGCTTCTCTTCCAATAGAACTAGGTGCACAAATAACCTAACACTCATACTGTGAAACGAGCATATGAAAAAAGTTCAGCAAAACAAATTAGAAACTCAAATAGTAGTTGTGAATATCATGAAATAATGCAACCTAGCCCAAAAAGACAGTTTAATTTTCATACATCTATTAACTCCACTAGAAGGCTGAAAAGTAAAATCAGCCACTTCCTTAAGACTATTTTTTACTCAGATAATATCAACCTGAAGACTTATTAACAGAGGATTTATGCCTAATTCCGAAATTATCTCCAAGTAAAATGAATTCTACATGCAAggacaaaaaatttaaatttcagttaGAGACAGATTTAATGACCAATAACTCTGAAAATTTGGAAATTGTGAAAATTCATGTCTGCTGTAAGATACACCAAACTAACCAATTAAGTGCGCTTCTTTTGTCTCAGCAAGGGAATATAGAAAATACCTTACGTGCAATATCAAGCATCTGGTAATTGCCACTCCATCGAGCAGAGGCGTCAAGGGGAAATTTCCAATTTCCTTCTTGATAAGCAGTCGTAAATTGCAGGAAATCCTCAGACATTTGTAAGGAAGAGTTCAACTCCAGAACGAACTCCCTAATTTTTGAGATTATCGACTTTGTAGTTCTTAATCCATCATTTATGATTGAACTCAAAGTATGAGCAGCACAGGGGTTATAGAAGAAGGGGCCCATTTTCTGGCCATCCATATCATCTTTTAGAGTGTGGCATGCAAGTAGAGCATTTTCACTGTTATTATGTGTACAGGAGAGGACTCTGTTATCAACATTATAGAACTTCAAAACCTTCAATAGAGTGTCATATATTTCAGTACCCCCACAAGGGCAAGGAATGTGACAAACATCAAGTAGAACCCTCTGAAAGGACCAGTTTTCATCTATCCACTGGCAAGTGACACTCATGTAAAGAATTTGCTCATATGACGTCCAGAAATCAAGAGTAATGGATACTTTTGATGAAACCTGATCAACAATAACCCTCACATCTTCCTGCATACTCCGGAAAACTTCATGAAGTACTGCTCTGAACCTTTCCCCTGACCATAGTTGTATTGATGGATTGAGGAACTTGAATGAGTTTGCCAGCCACTTTTCCTCCATAGTAGACGGGGGAAGAGATGCCACAATGAGCCACTGGGTAagcaaccaattcaaatgatcaAGTTCCACTTGAGCTGTTTTTACTTGAGGCTGAGGCTTCTTCACTACCGTGACAGGATTAGGATATGTAGTAGGATTTGAAAGATCTTCCACCTTATCATATCCTGGATGGCGATTACTGAGATGCCTTCCCAAGTTTCCTTTATCAAGGAGAAGGCTGACTGTCAACTATACGCATTGGCATATATCTCAGGCTAAATCGATAATGTAGCATGTGAAAGTAAGCCGTTTAAAGAAAGCTCTGGTAAAATTATTCAGCTTTCTAATCTATAAAGTCCTAAAAGTAAATGTTAATGCAGTTTCAGCATACTAATTACAAATTTCAGCATCCAAGCTATTCAAGTTCTTCTGAGTCCTAAGGGCAAATCTAGGCCATATCTTTACAGGTAAGACGTGTGAATTATCAAAGTTGAAACATGTTTCTATGCCTCGGTGAAGGAATAATTACCTGTGGCAGTAGCTATAGAATAGCTCTGTCCACAAAATTTGCACCTCCTACTTTTGCCATCAGCAGCAGTTTCAAAATACTTGAGATACACTGACGTCATCGtcttttttcttggttttccaGCAAGAATAGCATTGCCCTTCTCTGAGGAACTTAAACCAGTATCTGTCGGATCAATGCTTGGAATGATCGATCCATCCATTATTGCCAATGACTTTGGTTCCATTTCTGGTCCAAGATACAAGGAAAACTCCCATTTGATCATATTATTGACAAAAGATGTAACAGCTCAAATAATGTTTTCTCTCTTGGAATAACTAGACGAGAAATGAATTTCCAATGTACAAATCTACACAAGAAAGAACTGTCAAGCTTCAATTTTGCTTGCAGGCAGCAATCTTGATGCACCTCTCAAGATTAGTATAACAGATATTGCACAGTTTGCATAAAGAAGAAGTGATAATGACATCCAAACGAAACATAATAATTAATACTAATAGGACTAGTCTCCTGATATTTAAGAAGTACATTGTCGAGATGATAACAGTCCCATTAAAATCCCAGTAGGAGGCAAATAGTCCTGCTCTTACCTTTCAAAGTTTTGAAGGCATTGTTGACACCCCAGTCCATCACATTCGCTGCTGCACTAGATTTCCCACTGACGGTTCCTCCCTGCATTTTAGACACTAACACAtaaaagtttttcaagaacAGAACCATTACTTCAACACAATCACATGGTCACTCGTATACACTAGCCTGTATACACTAGCCTGTACAACAACATATACCTGAAAATTCATGGGTTTTGGTTGGAAGCTGAATTGGAGCTAATTTCAAGCATCAAAATTGGATCTTGAAATGGTGAAAAGTATTGCCAAAGTTTTACAAGCAAATTCTTGATTAGCTGAGAAGCTCAGAAAAAACAAAGGGTAGAAGAGAAGATCATCATTGATTCATTTCATTTCTCTCTTGCAGTGTGCGATTTTGAAAGAGTGGGAAGGAAAAGAAGTTGATGGAGGAGGTGAGGAAAAAGGGAGGGAAAGGGAAGGAAAGAGGAGGGGAATTTGAAGTTGGGGCTTGTTGGAAAGGGAGCTGGAAGGATCAGTTGAGCTGAGCTGAGAGCGGAGTTAAGAGGGTAGAGTTGGGATCTGCAAGCTGTGGCTacttctgctgctgctgctgccgcTGCTGGGGACTGAAAACTGAGTCTCACTCTTGAGTGGTATTTTTGAGTTGAAATGAGCCAAAGCCGAAAAAGGGAAAGTGGTGTGAGCGAGTCGACTGAGACGAAATCTGTGATTAGAGAGGAGAGATGTCTCTGGGAGAGAAAGAAGGGATCGGCGACGCTGTTGGGTTAGCGGAGCCGTGACGCCACTACTTAGACTAAGGCAACCAAACCAAAGGGGATAATTGCAGTTTTTGCCCCCGCGACTTTTGCATCGGTTGTACTTTAgtctcttgtatttttttcatttggACATTGCTcaaattcttttcatttttcccttgTTCAATCTCACACTCCCGATGATTATGTTTCATTTGAATTTGGTTTTCTATAGTTACATAGCTTGTTGTTTCTAATATATAGTAGTTCTCAAAGATGATGAATGTAATTATAGAAATGTAATAATAGTGATATGAAATCAAATTATAAATAATCaaagtgatttgaattgaaacatGAAAAATCGAATTGAAATTAGTACAAAGCATATGGAATCAAAAGTTGAAAATTGTACATTTGTAATATTTTTCTTACGAAATCATGCAATATTTTTTAAGAAGTTTTTATCTTCAATTCGAATTCGCTGATATTATTCACAAAATCAATCTTTCTAATTTGCCTTTTACTCATGAACTCAATTTGCACAATTTTCTTATTCATTTAGATTTTCTTCTTATCCTATGGTCGAGAGGATTCCACAAATTGTAGTTTCTTTTTTACTAAGATTCAGGCTTATAGTAACCAAATACTAACACCTATAGTTTAAAAGGTAAAAGTTAATAACATCTATAGATTCAATGGAAATAATTcaactaaaatgaaattttccaaGAAACTTTAATTTTCAAGGTCTTACATGTAAAACTCGTTTTACTTTTTACTCCCTTACCTTGCACCTTCAGAATAGAGTAGTAACGCCTTTTGAAACGGCGGCTCAAACGACGTGTTTGGTAGGCGTTCTGACGCCACTGGAAGATTAaaaaacaagacaaaaaaaaaaaaaaaaggaacaaaaaagcCCAGCTGAGCTTGTTGAGTTGAGTTGGATGAAGATGGTTGGACCATTTCCATTTGTGCATGTGGCTCTGGAAAATGCTCGGGCTTGAGTTGAGCTGAAGTCGAAAAACCATACAAGAGTTTATTCAAGCCGGCCTGAGGCGGCTGTTCCAGGCTTTTGTTTAATTGAGCCCCACGGTCCAGCTAGCCCACAAGCCCAGCTTAGTTgttgaataatttccaaaaaatGCAAATACTAAAAGCCTAAAACACCCCATGATTTTGCTGACCTAGTGATTTATCTcaactctatttttttttttgtcgatacgATATTCTTACACACTCGTTCGGATTTTTTAAGCAAAGCCACTTTTTAATGTGGCAAATTGGAGGGAGGCAAGATTTGAACCCTTGACTCCCACCCCACCAAACGTTAATGTATTGGTGGTGCCCACCAGTCCAAAGGATTCAAGTTTTTTACAATTTGTGCCACGTTATTCCACTCATACAGAAATTAAAGCTTTAAGTGAATTTCAGATACCATGTTTGATATTTGAAGCCTATTAGAATTTCATGATTACTTTAGAGGCTAGAAGACAATTTTTTACCTTCtacaattattttttcaaaatatttctaGCAAGGGAGGAGTAGGGTTGCAAACAAGTGAAGTCGAATCAAGTTTTGGTCTAATCAAGCTGAATTCaactcaattttatcaaacttaaaCTCGACAAGTTTTCAGTGTAAAATTCAAattcgatttcaaattcaaacctAGTTGAACTTGAGTTCAAGCCTACTCAagctcaaaaaattaaaaaaataattattttatttttaaaatgaatataatagatttttttcttaaaaaataaaaatattaaggatatatgtgtaattttatgattaaaattataaatatatatatatatatatatatttgagttTGGTTGCGAGTTAATGTATAGAGTTTCTATATGCTCGGTTCGAGTTTGACAGCTCAACTTagttgacttgattttgatgttggcTGAGTTTGAGTCGAGTTTTGACCGAATTAACTCGCAAGCAATTTGATTCGTTTGTAGCTCTAGAGAAGAGGTGAGATTTAAGAAGTGAAAAGGAGCAAAGACGTTAGAATCCAAGGCCtctaattcaaaaaaaaaaaagttaaagcgAGAGTTTGTGCATAATAGAACTTTATTGTTGAGTTTCAATCTTGCCAAGTTTCTCTCATGAATTAAGCATTTTGACCTCAAAAGCAATAACTGAATAACCATGGCATTGTTTGGAATTCCAATTACACATTGCAATCTTTATGCCTTCATGTATTTCCTTCTAAAGCGTGAACTATAACTATTACACTGAGGTAATCAACTACATCTAAGAATGATCCTTCTTGAAGTCCCttgaccccccccccccacaccaCCTCCCCCAACCCAGAAATAGTGAAAGCACTTTTGGCTCTTTCCAGTTTCCATGCTTCCAATCACGCCTTCAGATCCCCTATGGAAGGCGCACCGAAGGGTAAATTCAAAGCGTGATCAAGTCACTCTTCCAATCCACGTCTAAGATACAAGTTCAAGCTGCTGCCACGATGAGACCTTCTCCAATCAGAAAGAGTGTGTTGAGTGCAAGCAGCTCTgtgactatatatatatatatatatatatatatatttttttttttctagtttctATTTTCTATGTGCTGTGTGAGTCAACAACTATTACATCATCCGTCAGTTAACTATTTTGAAGAAGGAATGgtcaaatttttcttcttaaaCTTCTTCTTGATCTTCTTGATCTCCATATAATTGCTGAAGGGTCTGGACAAAGCTGGTAAGGAATTTTTTGAGGAGGAATTTCTGGTATGCTGCAAAATAAGCAGTCTAATTTTGAGCAACATTATCAATAACATATCAAGAATCCCAACGTACCATCATTAACGTAAATCTTAGTCTGATGTTAGCATCCATTCTATTGTATGTGaatttcccttgtttcttgtgGCCCAATAATTTCTACAAACGCCACCCAAAAAAACACCCCACCAACCCAACccccccaaacaaaaaaaaggagaaaaatggaTAGGTACAATTTATGCCACAAGTTGACCCGGACGTGGTGCTGACGTGTGTGTGACCACCTCATTGAGGAGTTGGTACTTTAATTGACCTATAATAAAAGTATCCATTACATAAAGAAACACACAAACCACATTAAGTTCAAAAATAGAGTTCCTAATCAATGAGATCACTGTCGAATAGAACATGAATAATTTGGTTTAAAATATTGCAAAACTGAAAGAGCCCTAAGGATGTCTAAATTGAGTCCTACTGTAGTATTAGTGGTaacatgtctttttttttttttttccggtttGACTAACAGGTACCCATTAGAATATATTTCAGgtgttatatttttgaaaatataagattaattggaaaaagtaaataaatataagggAGGATAGGCAAGACTAAATAGggaaagtatataaatataaaagagaataataattattaagaTGTGTATGTCTAGAAGTATTAACGAGGCACTTGTTAGaaaaatcttctttttttttccttcaacgCTAGCCATCCCATTTTGGGTGACGGATAAAATGTAAGTTGTCATCCTTTAacttaaaaaactaaaataaaagacCCGTTAAAGTCCCCATAGAAATGTCAATTGTGCAAAATTAAGGTCACTTATTTAGTGTTGTTGACCATTGTCTGAAATCTCGAAGGCTGATCAAATCTAGTGAAACCTTGATCAGTGGAATCAGGATCTAATGGGGCATTTTGATGGATTATAGTATTAGATGTCCTTGAATATCAATGACCATAGAGGTCCATTTTCACTGCCTGGAGCAGGTAAGAAACTTTATGCCATACCAAAAGATCAATAGAATTAGTTATATTACCTTAATGCAGAAATTTCAATCTGGGAGAAGTCCATGTTGGTTGAACTATCCGGCACAGAAATAGTCCTTGTCGCCATTGATGTTGGGGCTTTGACGGCTAGGACTTTGCAATTCAAAGCGTTCACAACATTGTTGTGGTCCATTGCCAACCTAAACCCACATAATATATTGTCATTTTAGTGTTTCAGACAAAGAAGTTTCGGGTTTGAATGAAAGCTCCTcatttccatgaatggatacagtACCACACATAATTTTGACTGAGACAACTTTCTTGAATTTTCGTAGCCCGAATTGCATGAAGTAAAATGGGACAAGTAAAATTTCCAGGATAATTGATAAGGCTCATTGAATCTACGTTGCAATACACAACAACGAAAGTGGAGGACAACCAATCAAGGCATAGAGGTTCTTGATTGAGCAACATGCATGATGCAGAATCTTCCATACGAGAGAGAGTGTCTGAACTATCACGGTTGGATACAGGATACGTGCAAAATTAAAAACTTGAAATCTAAATTCAAATTAATCGTTATATATCTAATGACGATAGTATATACATGATTAGTACATAAAAGATTGATCCATATGAGGAAGAATTACCTGGTCTGGGTGCAACTCAAGTTCGTCCTATCCtctaaaaaaatgaattatgtATATGGCATTAGCCATCACACTCCATTCTTGATTCTTGCTGTCCATTTCAATATTTTAAAGAAGCTGGCAGCTGTGCAActctaattaattaaaaatgcatgagaaattttgttGAGTTTTAACATAAAAGCATGAGAAACCACATGCTTCAGGTTAGTAAGCATCAAGATCAAAGTCCCGGTCAACATGACAGTTGAGGGCATTTGCATTTGGTAGCTAACCGAACCATTAATTTGTGTGAAGCTACTGAATTTGTAGGTCTCCCATatcgaccttttttttttttttttttttggggaaatgcTGCATTAAAAAGTTGTATTTTGATCCTTAAAGCTTAATCAATACATTCTTAAAATGTATGAATTAAATTATAAACTAATGTCCATTTAAAGACGCCTATGGACCATACACTACATTAAGAAGCAACTATGGCACTACTCCTGCCATATCACGAAATTCTCATATGTGCTCCACATATTTCCTGTGAGCCAAAATTTTTGCACCTAATGCAGCCAGGCACAGAAATCTCACCCttttctagaaatttttttctttttctttttctttttagacAAAAAAACAGAAAACCCATTACAGCTTATTGCTatagtttcttttttccttcttttttttttccgtgtCATTTGCCTCTAAAGTGCAAATGTACAAAATTCCTgtaatttaatgcaaaaattaaatataagaAAGCATATTCTATTAAAGCCTAGCAGGTCAGCAACGTGCACAGAGCAAGTGTAGAAAACCGTCGTGTGAATCAATCTATGGACCGAAACAAGGAAGTGAATTGAACGTTGACCAATCAAGCTTTATGGCAGGCAGCCTTAACCAATCAATCATTCATCTCCATCAGCCACAGCTTTTTTGATCAGTTCAAACTTCGAAGATGCTTTCAATCTCATGATTTCCATCATCTATTCCTCAATCATTGTTATgattcaatttccaagaaagaatTTTTAACACTACTTACTTGTACAGAAAGCTCTGATCATGAAGCCCAACTACAAGAGTAGAAGCTCCAAGCTCTCTAACAATGGTCACAATCCTTCCTCCTTCTCGGTCCTCTTCAGTCACAACAATCTCAGTCTTGGTCTGCAACCATTATAATCCTAAATCATACACTTGGTCATTAATCATAACCATACCAAATTATCTTCTACatcaataaacaaaaaaaaaaaggtactggAGGAATTTGATCTTGCCACTTACATTTGGGAAATTGTTGCAGATATCTTTGAAGGAAAGAGCCAAGTGGAAGCCCTTTAACCTGAGAAGTCTGAGCTTGTTCTTGTTCCTAGATCTTGTTGATGGGAAAACATGGAGCAGAGTAATCAAATCCCCATAACGAAGAAGATTGTGTAAAGTCCACTGCAGGGCTGTTCTCGCCACATCTACATCTTCCACAACCACCACTATTTTTCTTGCATCCATTGAACTTAAATTCCTATGACTAGCTAGCAAGACTTCTTCTGTaggggttaaaaaaaaaaaaggtttgcgAACTTCAATGATGGATGGATTGATTGGGAGGCAGTTCTTTTACCTTTGTTGTAACTTAGTTAACGTAGAAATTTCTGTCTGTAGCTGGTAAAAAGGGTAGCATATTTTTGGAGATTGCTTGcagaaatatgagaaatggacACCTGAAAATGACTCTAATGGGATCCTCTGATTATGAAAGGGTTTGCCAGAGAGGATAAGAGGAACAAGAAATGGACTTTATAGAATTGACTGGGATCCCTTTGTCAGATTTTGTCACCCTTTATACTCCAgcaatgtgtgtgtgtgtgtgtttggttGTGCCCGAAGCCAGAGGGGATAGGCAGAGTTTAATTTGATACCTGCTGACTCCATTTAATCAATACATTAATCTAATCTAATCCCACTTCTATTAGGGGAAAATCAAGGCAGGGTGGTCTGCTAGCTTAAGACTACCACTTGAAATTGAAGTGAAAGAAATTGTTGCATTACAAATTTAAATGCAGACAATTAATAAATATGCTATTATTGAAACATTGAACTCGAAGCAAGGGTGGAAGTTTTATGAGATTAAACATCTTACAAGTAAAATAAGAAAGACTACGGCCTTTCTTATTATGGAAAATTTGATTATGGAAAGTGATTATCAAAATCAACTTGCTATTGCCTATTGAAGTTCCTTTTAATATTTTCAGCCTCTtaatgattctttttttttcttctattcGGACAAGAAGAACTTAGCTTGAGATTTTTCCTTTTACAATCAAATCCCAAATTATGATTGGTTCAATTATCTGCTCTCTAGTTGTTAGACTAAGTATCAACATTAactctttttgtttcttcttcttcttctttctgtcTTGGACAGAAGATGAATGGACAGCCCTTTCTTTTAAACGGGTGAATGGACACTTTAACTGTCGTACAAAGGGTAAACCATAAAGAGTTACCAGGCATAGAAAGAGGCAATTAATATGGACGGTGTGTTAGAAGACAAAAAggacaacaaaaagaaaaagaacagtaGTATTGTAGGGAAAAGGGGTCTTGAGGGATGCAACTACATTGCATGATAAAAAAGACAATAATCTTCTGTCATATCACACTCATGATTTTACAAATATTAATCGTACTCATTTCAAGAATTGTCTTTGCATGCAGAGATCATGCTGATTTAAGTACAAGAAGATGCaaataaatcaataaaattggttgtgGTTTTTGATTGTGTCATCACCATTTTAAAATTCCCATTACTGCGCAGACAAAAAGATTTAATGTCGTCAAGTGATTTGGCCTGCTGGATTCTCTGTATTTTTGTTTATCCAAACAATTAgcccaattttatttttttcagttTAGTAATTGATTTAAGAGGGAATAAGTACATAAAAGTTTTCTGTCCTCTACGATCCCTTACAAAATTACACTCATTCTCAGGAACTGACACCACGACGCTCCAATAACGCAGCCCACATCCCAAGCCACCACAGTAGGGAAGGAAGGTCTTGAAAGTCCAATATTCTGGACCTGGTGATTCTACAAGGATTAAGAATCCTTGAAGTTTTCCTGCAAAATGCTAAGTTCACATTCCTTCGTCTTAAATCGACATGTCGTATATATTTTAGTACTGATAATACATAGCATCAATGCTCTAAAGATGTGGATTTACGATTGAGAGATGTAAATTTAGCCCCTCACTTGACTGTGTGGATGTTGAGGAGGAGAgagagatgaaaaagaaaacgaTCCTTAGAGCCAATAATTAGCTATCCTACTTGTGGAATTAAAGCTAAATTGCTGTTCTAGCTTTTATGTGCTTTCTATGTACGGTATGAAACTTTTTACAAACTACACAAAAAAGATAGTGAAAGGAGTTCAACAGAAAACAAATAGAATAGTTCATTTTTGTGAGAACAAGAATTGACAGGATGCtttaaaaagagaagaagaaaacaaaagaaaagtattaACCGGATGCATTGGTAGGCTACAGTACACTGTTGTAGATCATACTCCTTTTAGGAGGTTAAGGTGCAAGTCGATCGCCAAACTTCAGGGGTTTAATGCTCAAGGTAGAGGCTATTGAGTTATGAAACCAAAGGTTTCTCAGGTTATATGATGGCAAACGTTGCCCTCAGTCATATTATACATGTTTCAAGGAAGATACCCTGTAGAAAATGCACAACAACTCTGCTATCTGGTTCCCCATCAAAGAAACCAAGACAGGAGGAAAATAACCTCCACAAGACTGAAAGAATTTGAGTATTCTTTCGGAATAAACGGAAGGATTTCTTACACAAAACCAATGAGATCCGGGGAGAATGTATTTCGAACAACGAGCAGGAACACAGAGATCAAACTAGACAAAGGATCTGCTCTTGCTTCAATCACGCACCTGTTTTCTGGTTCAGTAACTAGGAAAAATGCTGACCACGACCTCTCGGTGCCAAGAGCCCAGGACTCTCAAACAGTGTGACTGAATGTTAAGGACAAGCTTGGAATGATATATCAACTAAGACTCCAGTCAACTGACCTGTAACCCTGCCATCTCAAGTAAGAACCTGCAACAGAACTAAAAGCAATTTGACGTGTTTGAACATCATCAAGTTCAAACAGACGTTCTTTACTTCACCTAAAATTGTCAAACTTATATGACTAAATATATTACACAGATCAGCAGCCCTTTCATTTGTTCCTATAGGTCTAAATAACAACAGGCAGTTCTGTTTTATTGTTCCTGAGTCTTACCTGCCCTTTAGTTATCATACATATTGTTCACAACAAAGTTTTGGGCATGGTTCTGACCCAGCTACCTAAGAGCAAAACCTGCCCTTGCTAACATTCATGACAATACAAACATCACTGTACAAATTTGATGAGTTTCAATACAACACAAAATACTAAGGGCATGCTGCTTCTACAACCCACAAACAGAGCAAGCTAGCTTATTTAAGTTGCACGGCTCCAAGCTGCTTTCACACGGCCTCTTCCTGCATTGTAATACCCCCTACCACGGTAGGAACCCTGTGAATTCCCTCCCCTATATGGCCCCTGAATGCCATGATCCCTTCGATGTTGCAGAATCTCGCCAATTTTCTGAAAGATTCAAATGCATGTATAATTCAGTAATTGACCATAAACAGATACCAGAAGACTACTTCTATCTGAAACATGCATTACCTCGTCATCTGTCTTTCTAAGCTCTGAAACCTTCCCTCTGTAAGACTCACCATCCAGGGTAGGGCATGAAAGTGAATCAAAGAAGTCATCCTTACAGTAAGCGCTCTGGAAAAGGAAGTGACAGTCTAGCTGGTGAAAGACTTCAGGAAACAGAAGTTATGGAGAATAAGCAACGAGTGTAAAACTTTTTCTAATTAGGCAGACAATTGGCCCACCTTATTGTCTAGCTTCGGCAGTCCATTTCTAGATTCATCTACTGCTTCTTTTCCTTTACGCCCTATTTCATCTTCTTTGTTATCTTCTGATCCACCTTGCTTGGCTTTATCAAGAAGACCCCAGATCTcctttttattaaatttggcATTCATTGCCTCAAAGTCAAAATCCTCAGTAAAGTTGGCGTCAGCCTACAGAACAAAAACAAAGAATGACATAAGTCAGCAATGAGGTAACTTGAACGGATTCTGGAATCTAAATTTGAATTGTAAAGTACTCCTACCTCACTGCTTCCCCATGCAGGACTCCCACCATGGCGGCGATAATATGGTCCAGCAGCATTTGGCTGGccaaaaacataaaattaaacAGTACGAGCATGGATAAATCAGAAAAAACAAAGTTAGCTAGACATGAGTACAAGAACATAAGAGGAGACAGAAACTAAcgtaaaaagagaaaaataacaattaagcagactctgattatatatatatatgtatgtatgtatgtgagaaggaatgaaaataaaatgcaacaCAAAATTACCGCATTCGCTCTTCCCTGGCCTCTAGGAGCCTGGTGACGGTATGAAGCAGTGCCAATCAGCTGGAAGATTAGACATCCAAAAAACATTTGATTATGATACGTAGAGTATGAGCAAAATACTGAAGTTCATGATTTCCAATGCTTAACAGGAAATTAGGGAAAATTAGAAGGACATGGTATTTACCGGATTTCCTCTTCCAACTGGATGACCTCTACAGGTCTGATAATTGTGTGAAAAAGCTCTATTTGGCTAACCAAATTGTAGAAGCACAAAAGACGTTATCAATATCacatattttttaatgaaagaAATCAGTGGAAAAATGCATTACATTCCcccagaaaaaaaatttttggatatgATAATTAACAAGGTTCAATATAACCAATCAACAGCATGAAgtcattttctttctcttctctgACCCTAGATATCTATCTATGAACTGCCTGCCTTCCTTTGACTTGTATATTGATGTTTTCAGTTAAGTTTGGGAAGTGTGCATAAATGCAGTAAGAGAAAGACATATGAATTTACCAAATTTCCTCGACCCCTTCCAAGCATAC encodes:
- the LOC113723464 gene encoding uncharacterized protein, with amino-acid sequence MDARKIVVVVEDVDVARTALQWTLHNLLRYGDLITLLHVFPSTRSRNKNKLRLLRLKGFHLALSFKDICNNFPNTKTEIVVTEEDREGGRIVTIVRELGASTLVVGLHDQSFLYKLAMDHNNVVNALNCKVLAVKAPTSMATRTISVPDSSTNMDFSQIEISALSIPEIPPQKIPYQLCPDPSAIIWRSRRSRRSLRRKI